CGCCAGTCAAATAATGCGCCGAGGGGCTCCACTCAAACGTTGCTTGATAATACCCAACGCCAGAGGCCTCTGGGAAGCCAAGGTCCTTCCATGACTTCAAGGATGGGCCCGCAATTTGAACGGTCGAGTTTGTCTTCTGTGCATCCTCGTCCAGATTGTACGGGTTGTCTGGAGGGCCCCAGTGCTCGATTGTCAAACTCCAGTTGCTAAGGCTGTAGGCTGGTTGCACACCTGTCGTGCGGAAGGTCTGCGGTTTGCCAAAGGACGTTGATAcggacgaggatgagctAGAGTGGGCGATTTTGGCCTGTATCAGTGCTCCGGACTGCTGCACATTGAAGCCCAACACCGCGTCAGAGCTGCCGGTAACATGCCTCAGCAGCCTTTCTCTTTTACTGAATTTCACAATGCGAGATTCGTGTTTCTTGAGGGCAAATGGAATCATTGTGGTGCCTCTGTTTGTATTATATTCGACAATCAGCTCTTGCTGGCCTGTCCATGCATTAAGAAAATATGGCGTGCCAGAGGCCTTGAAGGTAAGACTCCCTGTAGAGTCAGAGCCGTCATTGTAGATCCAAATATAGATATCACCCGACGAAGTCTCTCTCCACCTTGTATACCAAGACCCGTCTGACTGGACATGGACTCTGGGCGTGATACCAATGGACTGAATGCTGGCGGCGAGCCCTTGTAAAGGAACCTGGTATACATTGCTATAGTCCAATAAGCCTTTTAAGGTTCTTTTGGCCTCGGACACTGCGCGTTGGCTCCCCGAAGCGTACTTTGAAGGTAACCCCCCGGAGATCACAACAGGCAgcccagctgcagcataCCCTTCAAGAGACTGAACTCCTTCCGGAGTCAACGTATCATTCCCCCGTAGGATCAGTGCCTTGGCAGCCTGTGCATCCGGGGCAAATACCTTATTGCGCACAACAGCCTTATCCAGGGCAAAGTTGGCGGGCGAAAGGTACTCGTAGGTGAATCCGGCTTTGGTGAGATCGTCAGACCAATACAAAGGCTGGGGATATGCATCCTGTGCTGACTGCTTGTCCCAGAAGATTAGGTCCACCTTCGGGACACCGCTTTGTAGAATCCACTGGACCCGCGCGAGGTACCCGAGAGCCTCCTCATAGCCCACATCCCAGGCAGGTTGGTGCCTTGAGTGCTGGCCCGCGTAGTCGTATCCATGCGTGGTGTATCCAGGCCAGGTCGTGTTGGTGAAATTATGCGAGTATATGGCGCCGTGGATGACCACCTGGTTAATACCTCCCGCGAAGGCGTGTTTGGCATCAAACAAAAGCCTTTCCCATGACTGGTAGTAGGCCTGGTGCCAGTCAGCACCAAGTTCAACAGACACCACTTGTTTTCCAGATAGGTCTGCAGGGCCAGCGACTTGCAAGTAGCTGTCAATCTGGTTGCTGAAGGAAAGAGTTTCTGCCTCCGGAAGGTCAATGTCTGGCACGGTCTGTAACATATCCACGGGCATGTTATAGCCAATCTGGGAGGAGAAATCCATGCCGAGGACATCATGACTCCACTTCTGTATATGATCGGTATATTCCTTCGACAGGCTGGATAACAAATCCCGAAAGTCGGCCAGGAACCCTTCACCCATATCCTCAGTATCGAGTACATAGATGTTCTTGGGGGATCTTGTCATGTACCCATTTCTTCCTACTATCAGTGGAATATAGGGACGTAGGGAGTACTGTTATCCAGATTAGCAACCCTATCAAATCAGCCTggagaggaaaggaaaagtaCCGACCCCGTATTTTGCTTCGAACTTGCCTAGAAGACCTGGTGTCCAATAGGTATCACCAGCAATCTCAAGGCTATCCTCCCAAATATTCTTCCCTACTTGTTGGAACAACTCTTTATTGCCATCAAGTAGGACATAATCCTCCATGAAGTCTGTAATGACCTTGGCACCAACAGCTGAAAAGTGGTCAACAGCCACTGAACCATTCTGAAATATGGTCTGCGGGTTTGAGTTCCACGCGGCAAGCTCGCGCTCAAGGGGCTGGACTGCATAGTAGGCTTGGATAACATAGTACTGTGAATCAGGTGTTTCCTTAGGACTTATACTAATAAACCCTTTGGAGTCGACCAGATCGGTTACATCTGCCAACGAGCTGTTGGCTATAGTATACTGGGGATAGGATCCCCCCCAACCGAACGGGCCATGGAACTCAGGGGGATGAGTCCCAACAACAGTCACTGCAAACGTGGTCGCGCCGACAAAGTCGCCTTTACCCCATCCAGGCACGGTGCCACTAAAGTCCCCAATGTGTGTGGTACTGTAATAGTTCTAGACAGGATCGGTATGAAGAAATGTATGCCTACAACAGGAGATCTGTGCTTACCAACTGCCAGGACAGACCTGGGTTGCCCTTTTTCGCTGGCACACATCCATTGGCACTGTGGGCGTAGTCGAACAAGATGCCCGCATCTCGATGGGCTTCTAATGCGACCTTGATGGTCTTAGAATAGCCCGGTGCACCATATCCGTAGATATCCCAGTTGCTGGGAGCTGTGGACTAAGTAGAGAAAGTCACCAGCGTATGACGCTCCCAGGTATTGGTGTTAACAAACCGTCGGTAGATAGAAATAGTTCAGCAGCTCTGTGCCCCCTGCGCCACGCTTTGCAAGTTGGGCGATATCGTCCGCGAAGCCTGCTGGGTCGATGCTTGCATCTGGAAGCCTGGGATAGCAGACGAGTATCAGAAGCGGCTCGAATGTAGAATATACGACTCATCCTGTACCAATATCTGAATTTGGGCTTGACAGCCACCGCGGGAGTGGCAAATGAGCCTTGTGCAAGGCCGTTTGACGTGCCGGAAACAGTCGCAGGCAGGGCATGGGCGCAAGTCAAGAGCGTGTAAATGAAAATAGAAGCATGCATCCTAACGGGTGAGACGAGGAAAGCGATCCCTTGGATCTTGTTCTTTCAGGTCTCCGAGAGAGATAAAAAGATTGAAACCAAGATCGACTGTCCCAGTATAATGCGCCTCTGCTCTTCGCATGTTATTATACCGAGTCTTAGACAGCCTATGATTACCAGAACAGAATTATGGGGTCTACCCCGCATTTAACCTCCCCAGTTTTAACCCTGTCGGTAGTTTTCGCATCGTATTACCCCGAGCTTTGGACCCGAGAGCAACGGACCATTGCAGAGTAGTACAGCGAGACATCCCCTAGAACTTCCATCTTAAGCAGACTAGCAGCCTTTTAATCCATGGATTCCTCCTGGAGCTGCGAGAGCGCATGCGCCACGCAAGGTTGCCCCAGTAGATCCCACCACAGTCGCATTGTTGAAGTATATGTCGTAACAAGGATAAACATTGCTACAACTAACCTCACCCTTGTTGTCCTCAGCATCCAGAACACCAAAGAGATTAGTGAAGTATATCTCCGAGAGCTGCATCATGCTTGTGCCCCTGGTGCTGCTATTGCCCCCACTGCCTTGACCCACCCACGTCGCCTTTTTAGCCCCGGTGAGGTCGATGTTGGCAAATGTTAGGTTGCGAACATTGCCCCAACCACCGCCACGAGGCTCACAGCAGCTCTCATAACTGGACTGCCACACGGGCACGCCCGTCCAAACCTTGATGTATACACCCAGAGCCGTGCCGGGAACCTAGTCTGGTTTAGAGAAATACCTCAACAGGGGAACTTTTGCATACCTTTGCATTTTGCACGATGACATTCTCGACGCTGCTATCCTCCTGGTATTGGCCAAGGCTGCCGATTGCTATGCCATTGCCACCATTGCATGTTACGTTGTTGACGAATATATCATAAGACCGCGGTTTGATCGCAATACAGTCATCCCCGCCTGTGTAATGGAAGCCGTCGAGGGTGACGTTGTGCGCATCCATGGTATCTGGGCATTGTATAAGTAATACTACATGATTCTCGGGCACTCGTGGTACTTACTGAATCCATCAGTGTTCTGAGCCCAGTTTGCTCCCGACGGGGCCTGACTCGAAACAGCGCTTGTGCGGATGTCCTTGAAATACATATTGGTGCCGTTCATGATATTGACAGACCAGAGGGCAGGCTGGTTGACGTAGAAGTCTTGGACATGAACGTTGGTGACATTCCAGAAATGGAAAGGCTAGTAGTAGTTAGCAATCAAGTACCTTACCCTAGCAAGGCTTGCAAATATATACCATGGGCCGCCCTATAGTAGATTTGCCTTTGTCTGCTGTATACCAAGGGtctccaccaccatctaTACCTCCCACCCCATGACCGTTAATGTCTATATTATCACCGGTTATTACGAACGAGGCGGTATGATTCTGAAATGCGATGGGGTATGCGGCCGCACGCCAGTAGGTAAGGTTATTTGAGAACTAGCAAAGTCTAATGATCCAGCCACCGAGGGCTACCTCCTCGGGTACTGTAGACTCTGCATGTATCTTAGACAGAAAGGAGACCTACCTTCCACTGCCCTTTCCAAACAATCTCAACATCGTGGAGGACCGGATTGAGCGGCTCAATAGGTCTCATGTTCCGGAAAATAAACAGTGCCTCCGTTATTGCATCTCTTGAAGGCCCTGAGAATACTGGGTACGTCGCTCTTCTCGCCACCGCGAGGGAACACTATACATCTTGGGCGTTTATGGTGATGGGAAGCCACAATATATTGCAAGTTTCCAGGCTGTTGGACAGACTCATGGGCAATAGCAGTACAGGACATAAGGATATATAGCATCACCAGCAGAAAGGCTAAGAAGGGGCGCATTTTTGGCAGCTAACAGAAGACACTTTGGTTGGCTAATGGTAGAGAAGGCTGATGTTCTCCAAGGACTTGTAGTCGACGAACCGACCAAAGCAAAGAGCCTTTTTGTATACGCTCAGGTAGATCTACGACTGGTGGAAGAATATTTTGGGATAGGCAGGCTGCCTCCATAGCATTCGGGGTATAAGGCACCGATACAAGCACTCGCCGACAGCGGCAATAGACCGACGAGTTATGTTCCCGAGCGGGCTTGCTGGTGTGAAGCAGTCAGAAGGGTTTAACTTTAGGCTAATGCGATCCCCTTTGCTCTGGCCCACACGCTATACGCAATGGACCCCCCAACCCCAGAAACCTGCATTGTCCAGGGAAACGGTGGCTGATCAATCGCCACAGCCTTTAGTATAGATAGGTGGGATGGGTGCGACCTTGTTTTTCCATCGGATCACTGCCAGCCCCTTTTATAGAAGTATATTGAACACTGGAGCTAAAACGGTTTTCGGTCCTCATAATTACTTGCAGTGCATGATCTACGCAACAATAAAGGTTACCACCATCATTATTCCATCCCTATGGGGTAGCCTTGCTACTAGCTAACAGATAATTAAACTCAAGGTTCCCTCTGAACCTGTAAAGGATTGCCAGACCGTGCACCTCAGTTATCATTCCTGGCCATTTGAATTCAGCTCGTGGATAGATTATTCTGGTAATTCCACGTATGGTTTGAAAATTATTGCCAATTGACCAGAGCTCCTGTTAAATCTAGGCATTCAAACATGTTAAACATGAACCTGATTCAGAACCTCAGAAGGATCGGGAAAGTGACTCTTTACGTACGTGTTGGGGTTGGATCCTAAAACAGGGTGACCTGGGATGACAGCCAAGTCAAGCCCTCAATCAGCTACTGcagggaggatgaagactaTGCATGTATAATGACCACTAGATTCTTAAGGCAGTGTACTCAGCCACTAAAAATGCTAAACTCTCTAGAAGATACCGGGCGTAAAGTCGACCACTTGAGCTTTTTCAACGAGTCTTATCAGGCTCTCCGCAAATTCTTGATGTATAGGATCGCTTGTAAGGTAGTATTCCCGGTCTGCGGCAGATTTGAATTTCATAATAAATGCGTGCGTGATACCGCCCTGTATGGGGAAACAGCAGTAATATTAGCCCTAGCTCAACTTCTGCTGGTAGAGAACAGACCTGCTTTCCTTCTGGAGAATTGTCCTTTCCACCGGACACGGACAGAATGTACGGCTTCGTTGTTGACGGATGGAGGCATTGTTCTCTGAGACCAAGCATCTTTTTGCATGCCTGAACTGTTAGCTACTCCACTGAGCTACTCCACTGCACGAGATAACGGTAACGAACATTCTGTACTGCATCAGGAGGCACATTCTGCTTGAACTGAAGAAGGACAATGTGGGTGATCGACATCTTGCACTATATGGCTCGGAGTTTCCCAGTGAATTTGCCAAAGTGCTGCACACGGATATTGGGATGAGATTATGTCAACTCTGTTCCTCCCAGACACTGTGGACTCAGGTAGTTATATTGGTAGCACTCTCGGGATTTAATTCCCGGGTTACGACAGAGTTGCTTCCAGCTTGGTAACGAGACTTGTAATAAAAGCGATTCCTGATTTCTACATTTAATACAGTAGAGAAGCTGAGAGAATGGAAGGCAAATCTCCCTCCGGAGCTGAACATCTACCAGAAGGTGGATTTGCTACAACCAGTACCACATCTTGACTCTCCAGTAAGTTTCGTTGTCTTAAAACAGACTAAACACGAATGAATCAAGCATGCAATACCATCGACTGATAATGCACTGTGACCGACCATAAATCTTCCGCCACTACATCCAGATGCAGCCACCCCAAGGCCCAGACTCTTCGCATGCCCGGATGATTTGTGTGGAATCGGTCGTTGCCATTGCCAAAGCACCGACACCATATGAGCGATACTATAGTTTCCGTCAACGTAGGTAGTTATCACGCTTTTCACGAGCGTTGAAGTGAGTTTCagaaatataaataagtttattgGCACATATATACCTAACTATGAAGGCACTTCAGGTGCGGGATCCGTCTCCTGGGTGGCGAGCAAGGCTACCCACCGAGTGTTCGAAGTAGTTGAAGCCTTGAGTAAGCGAGGCATTTCATTTCAAAGGAGCTGTCCATGCGGGAGAACAATGTTATGGCCATGGGTGCAGGATTTGGTGTGCTATTCAACCCCCCATAATGCCGTGTAGTACTTACAGGTTAACAACAGTCTTGATGACCAGCTGAGACTTGGCATCTTTTGTCTGCGCGGCCGTCTCATAGGCGTTCGGGACAGACTCAAGACCCTTAAATCTATGCGTGATGAGCTTGCGTATATCCGGAAGCATACCCTGACGGGCCACGGCGTCCATGATACCAATGGCTCGGGGGTAGCAGGAAGCATAGCGCCAGACTGACACTATATCAATCTCTCGCCCAGTTAGTTCCGAAATTGGCCAGAGTTGGTTCGCTGTTCCCATCCCAATAAGGACAACCTTGCCGGCACTGTCTGCTGCCTATAGCAAAGTTAACGCTGCTCGCAATCAATGGTCTCGGACGGAAACATACGTATATAGACGTCTGCACACAAGTTTCGACCCCGGTACACTCCAAGACCACATCCAGCCGGCCTACCTGCCCCCCTTGCGGCCAGGATAACTTTCCAATTTCCTCAGCCACCTCCCTAGCGATacccagcttctcctccgagGTAGTGCCTCTCTTAGGCATTATAGTAAAACCCACGTCTGCAAATCCCTCGCTAACCGCGAAGCCCACCCGGCCGCTATCAATATCTGCGATAACAACACGACTCCCATACTCAATCTTCGCGACAGCAGCCGAGAGCAATCCCACAGCCCCTGCACCGAATACCAAAGACGTCTGGcccttctccatccgcgCCCTTTTCGTTGCATGAATACACACCGATAACGGCTCAAGCAGCGCCCCATCATCAAAGCTCAATGGCTCCGGCAGTTTATGACACCATCTTGCCGGATGATTGACATACTCCTGTAGAGTTCCCTGGAAATGAGGAAACGGAGCACCACTACTCCGGAACCGAAGCTGGGGACAAACATTGTACAGCCCGCTTTTGCATTTCGGGCAGTTCTCGCACGGAACGCCACTTTCAATAGCCACCTTGTCGCCTGGCCTTAGGGGTGTAGAGTTCTGGATTCCGTGCCCCAGTGCAACGACCACGCCTGCTGCTTCGTGGCCACCACAGAGAGGTTCTTTGATTTCAATCGAGCCATTGCGGTTGTATGTGTAGTAGTGTACGTCCGAGCCGCAGAGGGTTGTGGAGCGGATGGCTATTTGCACTTCGTCGCTTGCAGGGGCGGGAAGCGGTCGTTCTTCCAGGTTGAGGGTCTTTGGACCGTGGAGGTATTGGCCTTTGCTAGATGTTGGGACAGACATTGTGGATACGGTAGAAAGTGTATAGAGGCAATACTAAGGCTGGATATGACCGTGGGGGCTCAGGAATTAATAAGGAAAAGCCCGGCTTGAAGGGGCGTGAAACGAATCCCGGGGCCCACCACATCATGCTTTTAATAATCAAATAAGATACGGGATTATGCGGCCGAAACTAGCTCGGAGTCCTGGACAGACTACACCAGTCCAGATGCAACCTCGGCCCACTGACCTGACCCTCTGTCATTTACCTCGAACGATTGCAATGAATGAGGTCCAGGATCCGTTATTAGCACGGGAGTGTCGAAAGCTACCCAAGCTGTATCTGTTCAACAATGCGTGCTGTAGAGAAACTACAGGTTGGCATGTGGTGTCATTCCAGGGCAGTATGGGATGGCTGAGTATCAAAACATTACGGCCGCGACAATTGGGAATATCAATGCGTAAACGGGTTGTTTCCGGTTACGATACGCACCTGGAGAAGCATATGGTCCTGATTTAGAGAGCCGGGATTTATTACCCGGGTTGATGCATCATGATTGCTATATATAAAGACCATCGGACAAAGCAAGAGTTCTAAGGTATAACCCACTCTACTGTGATTTTTACTCAAAAATAAATGTCTTCAAAACTCAACATCGGCGTCGTCGGCATCGGCCGCATGGGCCAGCGCCATGCTCTGAATCTTCTCTATCGTGTCCCTCGAGCACACCTGCTCTGCGTGTGCTCCCCTGCGTTACATGAGATTGAATGGGCCAACCAGCAGCTCAAGCCTGAGGGTGTTCAAGTGTTTGCAGACTTCGAGGAGATGATACGCACCCCTGGCCTTCAGGCCGTGGTGATTGCCTCCTCAACAAATCTGCATGTCATGCATACGCTGGCGGCCATGGACCGCGGCCTCCACGTCCTCTGTGAAAAGCCGGTGACAACTGATGCTACAGTTGTATGTTGCCTATTCGATTATTCATGGAAGAGATATTAACTCGGCAAGCTGGAATCTATAATCGATAGAACTAGGAAGCAACCCGACACCAGCTTAATGGTTGCCTTCGTCCGCCGCTTCGAGAAGAATTATACTGATGCCCGACAAAAGATTCAGGCGGGGGTTATAGGTAAACCACTCGTCATTCGCTCACAGGGTACTGAGAAACTTGATAAATCCGGGTACTTTATTGAGTATGCCCGGGTGAGCGGAGGCATCTTTTTGGATACTGTGATCCATGATATTGACCTGACATTGTCCTTCTTCGGAGATGATATGGTGCCAAAGTCCTGTTATGCAACTGGCTTGATATCTCACCACCACGAGATGACAGGATTTAATGACGTGGATAATTCCGTTGGTGTAGTTGAATTCTGGGATGGGCGGATTGCGCATTACTACCACTCTCGAACAACATCGCATGGGTATGATAACTGTACGGAGATTGTTGGGACGGACGGCAAGATCGGGATCAATTTGATTCCAACATTGAATAAGGTACAGGTGTCCTGTCAGGATGGCATCGTGTGTCAGGCATTTCCAAGCTGGATGGATCAGTATCAGGATGCGTTCGTGGCGGAAATGGACGCCTTTACCGAGGCGATTCTTGACGAAAAGGAACTTCCTTTGAGGCTGGAGGCTGCGTTGACAGGCTTGAAAATTGCACAGGCTTTACAGGACAGCGTGATatcggggaagaaggttaAATTCAACGAGAACGGGGAACGGAAGTAAATTCTCTACAGCCATTCTATAGAGTAGACCTGGAATTACCAGAAGAAACACCCATGCCTGTCCACTACCAGATCTTGACCTAACATACGATGGCCTTTCACCGAGTAGATACAATATAGTCATTTTCAGACCATGCAGTACTCCTACCCTCCCCACTGGCGGATCCTTCttaaagttatattataaatcagGACATCTGATAGTACCTATATTGAATATCCCTCGCTAGGAAA
This sequence is a window from Aspergillus puulaauensis MK2 DNA, chromosome 6, nearly complete sequence. Protein-coding genes within it:
- a CDS encoding NAD(P)-dependent alcohol dehydrogenase (COG:Q;~EggNog:ENOG410PIJ6;~InterPro:IPR013154,IPR013149,IPR002328,IPR036291, IPR011032;~PFAM:PF00107,PF08240;~go_function: GO:0008270 - zinc ion binding [Evidence IEA];~go_function: GO:0016491 - oxidoreductase activity [Evidence IEA];~go_process: GO:0055114 - oxidation-reduction process [Evidence IEA]), yielding MSVPTSSKGQYLHGPKTLNLEERPLPAPASDEVQIAIRSTTLCGSDVHYYTYNRNGSIEIKEPLCGGHEAAGVVVALGHGIQNSTPLRPGDKVAIESGVPCENCPKCKSGLYNVCPQLRFRSSGAPFPHFQGTLQEYVNHPARWCHKLPEPLSFDDGALLEPLSVCIHATKRARMEKGQTSLVFGAGAVGLLSAAVAKIEYGSRVVIADIDSGRVGFAVSEGFADVGFTIMPKRGTTSEEKLGIAREVAEEIGKLSWPQGGQVGRLDVVLECTGVETCVQTSIYAADSAGKVVLIGMGTANQLWPISELTGREIDIVSVWRYASCYPRAIGIMDAVARQGMLPDIRKLITHRFKGLESVPNAYETAAQTKDAKSQLVIKTVVNL
- a CDS encoding uncharacterized protein (COG:S;~EggNog:ENOG410PVIV;~InterPro:IPR004104,IPR000683,IPR036291;~PFAM:PF02894,PF01408;~go_function: GO:0016491 - oxidoreductase activity [Evidence IEA]), whose translation is MSSKLNIGVVGIGRMGQRHALNLLYRVPRAHLLCVCSPALHEIEWANQQLKPEGVQVFADFEEMIRTPGLQAVVIASSTNLHVMHTLAAMDRGLHVLCEKPVTTDATVLESIIDRTRKQPDTSLMVAFVRRFEKNYTDARQKIQAGVIGKPLVIRSQGTEKLDKSGYFIEYARVSGGIFLDTVIHDIDLTLSFFGDDMVPKSCYATGLISHHHEMTGFNDVDNSVGVVEFWDGRIAHYYHSRTTSHGYDNCTEIVGTDGKIGINLIPTLNKVQVSCQDGIVCQAFPSWMDQYQDAFVAEMDAFTEAILDEKELPLRLEAALTGLKIAQALQDSVISGKKVKFNENGERK
- a CDS encoding Dabb family protein (COG:S;~EggNog:ENOG410PQUX;~InterPro:IPR011008,IPR013097;~PFAM:PF07876), producing MSITHIVLLQFKQNVPPDAVQNACKKMLGLREQCLHPSTTKPYILSVSGGKDNSPEGKQGGITHAFIMKFKSAADREYYLTSDPIHQEFAESLIRLVEKAQVVDFTPGIF
- a CDS encoding uncharacterized protein (CAZy:GH28;~COG:G;~EggNog:ENOG410PVTX;~InterPro:IPR000743,IPR012334,IPR011050;~PFAM:PF00295;~go_function: GO:0004650 - polygalacturonase activity [Evidence IEA];~go_process: GO:0005975 - carbohydrate metabolic process [Evidence IEA]), which produces MRPIEPLNPVLHDVEIVWKGQWKPFHFWNVTNVHVQDFYVNQPALWSVNIMNGTNMYFKDIRTSAVSSQAPSGANWAQNTDGFNTMDAHNVTLDGFHYTGGDDCIAIKPRSYDIFVNNVTCNGGNGIAIGSLGQYQEDSSVENVIVQNAKVPGTALGVYIKVWTGVPVWQSSYESCCEPRGGGWGNVRNLTFANIDLTGAKKATWVGQGSGGNSSTRGTSMMQLSEIYFTNLFGVLDAEDNKGEVSCSNVYPCYDIYFNNATVVGSTGATLRGACALAAPGGIHGLKGC
- a CDS encoding uncharacterized protein (CAZy:GH106;~COG:S;~EggNog:ENOG410PUJE;~InterPro:IPR008979;~PFAM:PF17132;~SECRETED:SignalP(1-16)), which produces MHASIFIYTLLTCAHALPATVSGTSNGLAQGSFATPAVAVKPKFRYWLPDASIDPAGFADDIAQLAKRGAGGTELLNYFYLPTSTAPSNWDIYGYGAPGYSKTIKVALEAHRDAGILFDYAHSANGCVPAKKGNPGLSWQLNYYSTTHIGDFSGTVPGWGKGDFVGATTFAVTVVGTHPPEFHGPFGWGGSYPQYTIANSSLADVTDLVDSKGFISISPKETPDSQYYVIQAYYAVQPLERELAAWNSNPQTIFQNGSVAVDHFSAVGAKVITDFMEDYVLLDGNKELFQQVGKNIWEDSLEIAGDTYWTPGLLGKFEAKYGYSLRPYIPLIVGRNGYMTRSPKNIYVLDTEDMGEGFLADFRDLLSSLSKEYTDHIQKWSHDVLGMDFSSQIGYNMPVDMLQTVPDIDLPEAETLSFSNQIDSYLQVAGPADLSGKQVVSVELGADWHQAYYQSWERLLFDAKHAFAGGINQVVIHGAIYSHNFTNTTWPGYTTHGYDYAGQHSRHQPAWDVGYEEALGYLARVQWILQSGVPKVDLIFWDKQSAQDAYPQPLYWSDDLTKAGFTYEYLSPANFALDKAVVRNKVFAPDAQAAKALILRGNDTLTPEGVQSLEGYAAAGLPVVISGGLPSKYASGSQRAVSEAKRTLKGLLDYSNVYQVPLQGLAASIQSIGITPRVHVQSDGSWYTRWRETSSGDIYIWIYNDGSDSTGSLTFKASGTPYFLNAWTGQQELIVEYNTNRGTTMIPFALKKHESRIVKFSKRERLLRHVTGSSDAVLGFNVQQSGALIQAKIAHSSSSSSVSTSFGKPQTFRTTGVQPAYSLSNWSLTIEHWGPPDNPYNLDEDAQKTNSTVQIAGPSLKSWKDLGFPEASGVGYYQATFEWSPSAHYLTGGGAFLHLPPVSDGALGTLNGKNLPAFDITNPTVDLKPYLKKGVNVLELKVSSTLKNALRPIWDSLRTAGGGVALSWNATAALGFGLQDYGLIGEVRIVPYGLVRVL